From Mya arenaria isolate MELC-2E11 chromosome 12, ASM2691426v1, the proteins below share one genomic window:
- the LOC128211790 gene encoding uncharacterized protein LOC128211790 isoform X2, translated as MVIFRIVAVLCLARSCMAGQCGHKQTIGDNYCFDGCVDTIFGHRCHNPCPGNCFTCGQAEGRPCNSCKDTFYDTDNNCNKKCSVGCEDDKCNNDGTCSQCKANFEGNACETCIQGQYGVDCAKTCLHQNCRCTYHDGCESCKTGFYGRNTLCQTTCSKGCLVDVCNDNGTCSQCKANFEGNTCETCIQGQYGVDCAETCLHQNCRCTYHDGCESCKTGFYGKNTSCQTTCSKGCLNGVCNGNGTCKCRQEFTGSSCTECIAGNYGEDCNMNCSDGCTVRNCTRNGTCYQCKAGSYGEQCNDMCSVGCGNGVCMRNGECTCKVNFNGTKCDMCKDGKYGNDCQQQCSIGCSLSSCNRSDGSCDCFPNFTGVKCDQCVDGFYGQSCSFNCSRTCIGGICSMSNGSCTNGCNNGYSDNSCSVPCNSTCLSCEQNNENNCILCNNGNSGSTCKCLSNCECNYGSDKCNYCLNGYKKPANKCKCHNSYCSSDTTSISDTCDRCMNESFYVDNDSCCECPETCKDGLCSTGPLCKEGCIDGFYSQSCSMKCTYIDNKCLKCNQTTGRCSKCEKGFYPENNESKCISCQFNCKDKECSSESGKCSNGCGGHFWGDMCNLPCHYNCNTCQQESGICDSCKDSTVHGLYCNESCSKSCLENKCERNTSYCSNGCTGHFYGDLCETKCPGNCRLSGTESSCDDNGICKFNCVDGYEGDNCTSKVIQVKTEAASAGPPVGAIAGGVSGGVVIIISVVVAFFFLRQRSIRRPASNENKINANTTLLENINDEKAKESTTNERTYYNEGQIMRESTKPNTTGTQPLANKPTSDKKHASAHGVTTSEKDINLKIDEENFGVLEGSSRKDQTYYNEPESSAKMSKILIGQLVKYVDEKTHDAFSEEFEKFSRGLVKPYVESQKRENISKNRYKGIYPYDDSRVKITVSGGSDYINSSFIDGYKRPKQYIATLGPMSQQLGDFSLFWKMIWQQRVEKIVMVTNLIEQGSHKCEQYWPDPGTSKAYGEIQVKSRSEDEYAEFTRRTFTVTTGTEERALHHLHFTCWPDKAVPDDVTAMIEFRQRVLSTPSTLNGPTVVHCSAGVGRTGTYIALDILTTEGETEKAIDISGCVHKMRQNRPNMVQTLNQYQFLHTALVYSLTFDCKQIKGENFNQYMNKHTTQELITQFKKLQHTVETRSKDEIEAVERNRQHLNKNRANADIPGNENRPRLYLNLKPGASDYINAVYIHSFRIKKRYLVAQTPLPETVLDFLTLVVQERCSCIVSFEADMDKQKNIGIYYPAANQDVLKKGVFDVSCSREDKKNFYAERTLQIQHKGSGTPTDRTIQHLQFTDWDEMMNIPRSTSNFLSFLNVIENVTNKQDDGPILVHCFDGAGKSGLFCVVSLLLHKMAVEHEVSVLNAIRKVRTTRRLAIPNQEQFVFCHECVSEYISSFDVYANFNEETRRP; from the exons ATGGTGATATTTCGGATAGTTGCTGTACTCTGCCTGGCGCGATCATGTATGGCAG GTCAATGTggacataaacaaacaattggaGACAACTATTGTTTTGATGGCTGTGTTGACACCATATTCGGCCATAGATGTCATAATCCCTGTCCTGGTAACTGCTTTACGTGTGGACAAGCTGAAGGCAGACCATGTAACTCATGCAAGGACACATTCTATGATACAGACAATAATTGTAACAAGAAATGTTCAGTAGGCTGTGAGGAtgataaatgtaataatgatgGAACTTGTAGTCAATGTAAAGCAAATTTTGAAGGAAATGCATGCGAAACATGCATACAAGGACAATATGGTGTTGACTGTGCAAAAACATGCCTGCATCAAAACTGCCGATGTACATATCATGATGGTTGTGAGTCGTGTAAAACGGGATTCTACGGAAGAAACACCCTCTGCCAAACAACATGTTCCAAAGGATGTCTGGTTGATGTTTGTAATGACAACGGAACTTGTAGTCAGTGTAAAGCAAATTTCGAAGGAAATACATGCGAAACATGCATACAAGGACAATATGGTGTAGACTGTGCAGAAACATGCCTGCATCAAAACTGCCGATGTACTTATCATGATGGTTGTGAGTCGTGTAAAACGGGATTCTACGGAAAAAACACCTCTTGTCAAACAACATGTTCCAAAGGATGTCTGAATGGTGTTTGTAATGGCAACGGAACTTGTAAGTGTCGCCAAGAGTTCACTGGTTCGTCTTGCACGGAATGTATTGCTGGCAATTATGGAGAGGACTGTAACATGAATTGTTCAGACGGATGCACTGTTAGAAATTGTACGAGAAATGGGACGTGCTATCAATGTAAAGCCGGATCTTATGGGGAACAATGCAACGATATGTGTTCTGTAGGGTGCGGTAATGGAGTTTGTATGAGAAACGGAGAATGCACGTGCAAGGTTAACTTTAATGGTACTAAATGTGACATGTGTAAAGATGGGAAGTACGGGAATGATTGTCAACAACAATGCAGTATTGGATGTTCTTTGTCCTCATGCAACAGAAGCGACGGATCTTGTGATTGCTTTCCTAACTTTACCGGCGTTAAATGTGATCAATGTGTAGACGGATTTTACGGACAATCATGTAGCTTCAATTGCTCACGTACATGTATTGGTGGGATATGTTCAATGTCTAATGGTAGTTGCACAAACGGTTGTAACAATGGCTATTCGGATAATAGTTGCTCAGTCCCTTGCAATTCAACCTGCCTGAgttgtgaacaaaataatgagaaTAATTGTATTCTATGTAACAATGGAAACAGTGGATCGACCTGCAAGTGCCTTTCAAATTGCGAGTGTAATTATGGCAGTGACAAAtgcaattattgtttaaacGGATACAAAAAACCCgcaaataaatgcaaatgtcaTAATTCATATTGCTCTTCTGACACAACAAGCATATCCGATACTTGTGATCGATGTATGAACGAATCCTTTTACGTCGATAATGATTCATGCTGTGAATGCCCTGAAACTTGCAAGGACGGATTATGCTCAACGGGACCGCTATGCAAAGAGGGGTGCATTGACGGATTTTATAGCCAATCATGTTCAATGAAATGCACATACATTGATAATAAGTGTCTAAAATGTAACCAGACTACTGGTAGATGTTCAAAATGCGAAAAAGGTTTTTATCCAGAAAATAATGAAAGCAAATGCATTTCCTGCCAATTTAATTGCAAAGATAAAGAGTGCAGCTCTGAATCTGGAAAATGTAGCAATGGTTGTGGCGGACACTTTTGGGGAGACATGTGTAACCTTCCATGCCATTATAATTGCAACACATGTCAACAAGAATCGGGAATCTGTGATTCATGTAAGGACTCAACTGTCCACGGTTTGTATTGCAACGAATCATGTAGCAAATCGTGTTTGGAAAACAAATGTGAACGAAATACTAGCTATTGTTCCAATGGTTGCACGGGACATTTTTATGGGGATTTATGCGAGACGAAATGCCCTGGAAACTGTCGATTAAGTGGAACAGAATCAAGTTGTGATGACAACGGCATTTGTAAATTTAACTGCGTTGATGGCTACGAAGGCGATAACTGCACAAGTAAAG taataCAAGTAAAAACGGAAGCGGCATCAGCCGGGCCTCCAGTGGGAGCTATTGCTGGAGGTGTTAGTGGTGGCGTTGTTATTATCATTAGCGTCGTGGTTGCATTCTTCTTTCTTCGACAAAG ATCTATAAGGCGGCCTGCTTCgaacgaaaacaaaataaatgctaaTACAACACTCCTGGAAAACATTAACGACGAAAAAGCAAAAGAGT cAACAACAAATGAACGGACATACTACAACGAGGGACAGATCATGAGGGAATCCACAAAGCCAAATACAACTGGTACCCAGCCGCTAGCAAACAAACCCACGTCCGACAAAAAGCATGCATCTGCACATGGGGTGACTACATCAGAAAAAGACATAAATCTTAAGATAG ATGAAGAAAACTTCGGAGTTCTTGAGGGTTCTTCCAGAAAAGATCAGACGTACTACAACGAACCTGAATCATCagctaaaatgtcaaaaatactAATTGGTCAACTCGTCAAGTATGTGGATGAAAAAACACATGACGCATTTAGCGAAGAATTTGAG AAGTTTTCTCGTGGTCTTGTTAAGCCATATGTGGAATCCCAAAAGAGGGAGAACATCAGTAAGAATCGGTACAAAGGAATTTATCCAT ACGATGACTCCAGAGTAAAGATCACGGTCAGTGGCGGCTCAGACTACATAAACTCCAGCTTTATTGAC GGCTATAAAAGGCCGAAGCAGTATATAGCCACATTAG GTCCAATGTCCCAGCAATTAGGAGATTTCAGCTTGTTTTGGAAAATGATTTGGCAACAAAGGGTTGAGAAGATTGTCATGGTTACCAACCTCATTGAACAGGGa TCCCATAAATGCGAGCAATATTGGCCAGACCCTGGGACATCTAAGGCGTATGGTGAAATACAGGTCAAGAGCCGCTCGGAGGATGAATATGCTGAGTTTACCAGAAGGACTTTCACGGTGACGACG GGGACCGAAGAAAGAGCGCTGCACCATCTGCACTTCACGTGTTGGCCTGACAAAGCGGTACCTGACGATGTTACTGCAATGATAGAGTTCAGACAGCGGGTTCTGAGTACGCCGAGTACACTGAATGGTCCAACGGTTGTGCATTGCAG CGCTGGTGTCGGAAGAACAGGCACCTACATTGCTCTGGATATCCTTACGACAGAAGGTGAAACTGAGAAAGCTATTGACATCTCCGGGTGTGTCCACAAAATGCGTCAGAATAGGCCGAATATGGTTCAGACACTG AATCAGTATCAGTTTCTGCACACAGCCTTGGTTTATTCACTTACCTTCGActgcaaacaaatcaagggaGAAAACTTCAACCAGTACATGAAcaaacacacaacacaagaacTTATTACTCAGTTCAAA aaacTTCAGCATACGGTCGAGACACGATCTAAAGATGAAATAGAAGCGGTAGAGCGAAACAGACAGCACCTGAATAAAAACAGAGCAAACGCCGATATCCCGG GTAACGAAAACAGACCAAGACTTTATCTAAATCTAAAACCAGGAGCGTCAGACTACATCAATGCTGTGTATATCCAT AGCTTCAGAATCAAGAAACGCTACCTTGTAGCCCAGACTCCACTTCCAGAGACAGTTCTCGACTTTTTGACGCTCGTTGTCCAAGAGAGGTGCTCATGTATCGTCAGCTTCGAAGCTGATATGGACAAACAAAAG AATATCGGTATATATTACCCAGCGGCAAACCAAGACGTTTTGAAGAAGGGAGTATTTGATGTCAGCTGCTCAAGAGAAGACAAGAAAAATTTCTACGCAGAAAGAACATTGCAAATACAGCACAAAGGGTCCGGA ACGCCCACTGATAGAACCATTCAACATCTTCAGTTTACCGACTGGGACGAAATGATGAACATTCCAAGATCAACTTCAAACTTTCTGTCATTTCTGAATGTGATAGAAAATGTCACGAACAAGCAAGATGACGGTCCAATATTGGTCCATTGCTT TGATGGAGCGGGAAAGAGTGGTCTGTTCTGTGTGGTTTCGCTGCTCCTCCACAAGATGGCGGTGGAACATGAAGTCAGTGTACTTAACGCTATTAGGAAGGTCAGAACCACGCGGAGGCTTGCGATTCCCAATCAG GAACAGTTTGTGTTCTGCCATGAATGCGTTTCGGAGTATATTAGTTCGTTCGACGTATACGCCAACTTCAATGAAGAAACACGGAGACCTTAA
- the LOC128211790 gene encoding uncharacterized protein LOC128211790 isoform X1 encodes MVIFRIVAVLCLARSCMAVTVKINGTDVDCSLNCVCCKGQCGHKQTIGDNYCFDGCVDTIFGHRCHNPCPGNCFTCGQAEGRPCNSCKDTFYDTDNNCNKKCSVGCEDDKCNNDGTCSQCKANFEGNACETCIQGQYGVDCAKTCLHQNCRCTYHDGCESCKTGFYGRNTLCQTTCSKGCLVDVCNDNGTCSQCKANFEGNTCETCIQGQYGVDCAETCLHQNCRCTYHDGCESCKTGFYGKNTSCQTTCSKGCLNGVCNGNGTCKCRQEFTGSSCTECIAGNYGEDCNMNCSDGCTVRNCTRNGTCYQCKAGSYGEQCNDMCSVGCGNGVCMRNGECTCKVNFNGTKCDMCKDGKYGNDCQQQCSIGCSLSSCNRSDGSCDCFPNFTGVKCDQCVDGFYGQSCSFNCSRTCIGGICSMSNGSCTNGCNNGYSDNSCSVPCNSTCLSCEQNNENNCILCNNGNSGSTCKCLSNCECNYGSDKCNYCLNGYKKPANKCKCHNSYCSSDTTSISDTCDRCMNESFYVDNDSCCECPETCKDGLCSTGPLCKEGCIDGFYSQSCSMKCTYIDNKCLKCNQTTGRCSKCEKGFYPENNESKCISCQFNCKDKECSSESGKCSNGCGGHFWGDMCNLPCHYNCNTCQQESGICDSCKDSTVHGLYCNESCSKSCLENKCERNTSYCSNGCTGHFYGDLCETKCPGNCRLSGTESSCDDNGICKFNCVDGYEGDNCTSKVIQVKTEAASAGPPVGAIAGGVSGGVVIIISVVVAFFFLRQRSIRRPASNENKINANTTLLENINDEKAKESTTNERTYYNEGQIMRESTKPNTTGTQPLANKPTSDKKHASAHGVTTSEKDINLKIDEENFGVLEGSSRKDQTYYNEPESSAKMSKILIGQLVKYVDEKTHDAFSEEFEKFSRGLVKPYVESQKRENISKNRYKGIYPYDDSRVKITVSGGSDYINSSFIDGYKRPKQYIATLGPMSQQLGDFSLFWKMIWQQRVEKIVMVTNLIEQGSHKCEQYWPDPGTSKAYGEIQVKSRSEDEYAEFTRRTFTVTTGTEERALHHLHFTCWPDKAVPDDVTAMIEFRQRVLSTPSTLNGPTVVHCSAGVGRTGTYIALDILTTEGETEKAIDISGCVHKMRQNRPNMVQTLNQYQFLHTALVYSLTFDCKQIKGENFNQYMNKHTTQELITQFKKLQHTVETRSKDEIEAVERNRQHLNKNRANADIPGNENRPRLYLNLKPGASDYINAVYIHSFRIKKRYLVAQTPLPETVLDFLTLVVQERCSCIVSFEADMDKQKNIGIYYPAANQDVLKKGVFDVSCSREDKKNFYAERTLQIQHKGSGTPTDRTIQHLQFTDWDEMMNIPRSTSNFLSFLNVIENVTNKQDDGPILVHCFDGAGKSGLFCVVSLLLHKMAVEHEVSVLNAIRKVRTTRRLAIPNQEQFVFCHECVSEYISSFDVYANFNEETRRP; translated from the exons ATGGTGATATTTCGGATAGTTGCTGTACTCTGCCTGGCGCGATCATGTATGGCAG TAACGGTAAAAATAAATGGAACAGATGTTGACTGCAGTCTTAACTGTGTGTGTTGTAAAGGTCAATGTggacataaacaaacaattggaGACAACTATTGTTTTGATGGCTGTGTTGACACCATATTCGGCCATAGATGTCATAATCCCTGTCCTGGTAACTGCTTTACGTGTGGACAAGCTGAAGGCAGACCATGTAACTCATGCAAGGACACATTCTATGATACAGACAATAATTGTAACAAGAAATGTTCAGTAGGCTGTGAGGAtgataaatgtaataatgatgGAACTTGTAGTCAATGTAAAGCAAATTTTGAAGGAAATGCATGCGAAACATGCATACAAGGACAATATGGTGTTGACTGTGCAAAAACATGCCTGCATCAAAACTGCCGATGTACATATCATGATGGTTGTGAGTCGTGTAAAACGGGATTCTACGGAAGAAACACCCTCTGCCAAACAACATGTTCCAAAGGATGTCTGGTTGATGTTTGTAATGACAACGGAACTTGTAGTCAGTGTAAAGCAAATTTCGAAGGAAATACATGCGAAACATGCATACAAGGACAATATGGTGTAGACTGTGCAGAAACATGCCTGCATCAAAACTGCCGATGTACTTATCATGATGGTTGTGAGTCGTGTAAAACGGGATTCTACGGAAAAAACACCTCTTGTCAAACAACATGTTCCAAAGGATGTCTGAATGGTGTTTGTAATGGCAACGGAACTTGTAAGTGTCGCCAAGAGTTCACTGGTTCGTCTTGCACGGAATGTATTGCTGGCAATTATGGAGAGGACTGTAACATGAATTGTTCAGACGGATGCACTGTTAGAAATTGTACGAGAAATGGGACGTGCTATCAATGTAAAGCCGGATCTTATGGGGAACAATGCAACGATATGTGTTCTGTAGGGTGCGGTAATGGAGTTTGTATGAGAAACGGAGAATGCACGTGCAAGGTTAACTTTAATGGTACTAAATGTGACATGTGTAAAGATGGGAAGTACGGGAATGATTGTCAACAACAATGCAGTATTGGATGTTCTTTGTCCTCATGCAACAGAAGCGACGGATCTTGTGATTGCTTTCCTAACTTTACCGGCGTTAAATGTGATCAATGTGTAGACGGATTTTACGGACAATCATGTAGCTTCAATTGCTCACGTACATGTATTGGTGGGATATGTTCAATGTCTAATGGTAGTTGCACAAACGGTTGTAACAATGGCTATTCGGATAATAGTTGCTCAGTCCCTTGCAATTCAACCTGCCTGAgttgtgaacaaaataatgagaaTAATTGTATTCTATGTAACAATGGAAACAGTGGATCGACCTGCAAGTGCCTTTCAAATTGCGAGTGTAATTATGGCAGTGACAAAtgcaattattgtttaaacGGATACAAAAAACCCgcaaataaatgcaaatgtcaTAATTCATATTGCTCTTCTGACACAACAAGCATATCCGATACTTGTGATCGATGTATGAACGAATCCTTTTACGTCGATAATGATTCATGCTGTGAATGCCCTGAAACTTGCAAGGACGGATTATGCTCAACGGGACCGCTATGCAAAGAGGGGTGCATTGACGGATTTTATAGCCAATCATGTTCAATGAAATGCACATACATTGATAATAAGTGTCTAAAATGTAACCAGACTACTGGTAGATGTTCAAAATGCGAAAAAGGTTTTTATCCAGAAAATAATGAAAGCAAATGCATTTCCTGCCAATTTAATTGCAAAGATAAAGAGTGCAGCTCTGAATCTGGAAAATGTAGCAATGGTTGTGGCGGACACTTTTGGGGAGACATGTGTAACCTTCCATGCCATTATAATTGCAACACATGTCAACAAGAATCGGGAATCTGTGATTCATGTAAGGACTCAACTGTCCACGGTTTGTATTGCAACGAATCATGTAGCAAATCGTGTTTGGAAAACAAATGTGAACGAAATACTAGCTATTGTTCCAATGGTTGCACGGGACATTTTTATGGGGATTTATGCGAGACGAAATGCCCTGGAAACTGTCGATTAAGTGGAACAGAATCAAGTTGTGATGACAACGGCATTTGTAAATTTAACTGCGTTGATGGCTACGAAGGCGATAACTGCACAAGTAAAG taataCAAGTAAAAACGGAAGCGGCATCAGCCGGGCCTCCAGTGGGAGCTATTGCTGGAGGTGTTAGTGGTGGCGTTGTTATTATCATTAGCGTCGTGGTTGCATTCTTCTTTCTTCGACAAAG ATCTATAAGGCGGCCTGCTTCgaacgaaaacaaaataaatgctaaTACAACACTCCTGGAAAACATTAACGACGAAAAAGCAAAAGAGT cAACAACAAATGAACGGACATACTACAACGAGGGACAGATCATGAGGGAATCCACAAAGCCAAATACAACTGGTACCCAGCCGCTAGCAAACAAACCCACGTCCGACAAAAAGCATGCATCTGCACATGGGGTGACTACATCAGAAAAAGACATAAATCTTAAGATAG ATGAAGAAAACTTCGGAGTTCTTGAGGGTTCTTCCAGAAAAGATCAGACGTACTACAACGAACCTGAATCATCagctaaaatgtcaaaaatactAATTGGTCAACTCGTCAAGTATGTGGATGAAAAAACACATGACGCATTTAGCGAAGAATTTGAG AAGTTTTCTCGTGGTCTTGTTAAGCCATATGTGGAATCCCAAAAGAGGGAGAACATCAGTAAGAATCGGTACAAAGGAATTTATCCAT ACGATGACTCCAGAGTAAAGATCACGGTCAGTGGCGGCTCAGACTACATAAACTCCAGCTTTATTGAC GGCTATAAAAGGCCGAAGCAGTATATAGCCACATTAG GTCCAATGTCCCAGCAATTAGGAGATTTCAGCTTGTTTTGGAAAATGATTTGGCAACAAAGGGTTGAGAAGATTGTCATGGTTACCAACCTCATTGAACAGGGa TCCCATAAATGCGAGCAATATTGGCCAGACCCTGGGACATCTAAGGCGTATGGTGAAATACAGGTCAAGAGCCGCTCGGAGGATGAATATGCTGAGTTTACCAGAAGGACTTTCACGGTGACGACG GGGACCGAAGAAAGAGCGCTGCACCATCTGCACTTCACGTGTTGGCCTGACAAAGCGGTACCTGACGATGTTACTGCAATGATAGAGTTCAGACAGCGGGTTCTGAGTACGCCGAGTACACTGAATGGTCCAACGGTTGTGCATTGCAG CGCTGGTGTCGGAAGAACAGGCACCTACATTGCTCTGGATATCCTTACGACAGAAGGTGAAACTGAGAAAGCTATTGACATCTCCGGGTGTGTCCACAAAATGCGTCAGAATAGGCCGAATATGGTTCAGACACTG AATCAGTATCAGTTTCTGCACACAGCCTTGGTTTATTCACTTACCTTCGActgcaaacaaatcaagggaGAAAACTTCAACCAGTACATGAAcaaacacacaacacaagaacTTATTACTCAGTTCAAA aaacTTCAGCATACGGTCGAGACACGATCTAAAGATGAAATAGAAGCGGTAGAGCGAAACAGACAGCACCTGAATAAAAACAGAGCAAACGCCGATATCCCGG GTAACGAAAACAGACCAAGACTTTATCTAAATCTAAAACCAGGAGCGTCAGACTACATCAATGCTGTGTATATCCAT AGCTTCAGAATCAAGAAACGCTACCTTGTAGCCCAGACTCCACTTCCAGAGACAGTTCTCGACTTTTTGACGCTCGTTGTCCAAGAGAGGTGCTCATGTATCGTCAGCTTCGAAGCTGATATGGACAAACAAAAG AATATCGGTATATATTACCCAGCGGCAAACCAAGACGTTTTGAAGAAGGGAGTATTTGATGTCAGCTGCTCAAGAGAAGACAAGAAAAATTTCTACGCAGAAAGAACATTGCAAATACAGCACAAAGGGTCCGGA ACGCCCACTGATAGAACCATTCAACATCTTCAGTTTACCGACTGGGACGAAATGATGAACATTCCAAGATCAACTTCAAACTTTCTGTCATTTCTGAATGTGATAGAAAATGTCACGAACAAGCAAGATGACGGTCCAATATTGGTCCATTGCTT TGATGGAGCGGGAAAGAGTGGTCTGTTCTGTGTGGTTTCGCTGCTCCTCCACAAGATGGCGGTGGAACATGAAGTCAGTGTACTTAACGCTATTAGGAAGGTCAGAACCACGCGGAGGCTTGCGATTCCCAATCAG GAACAGTTTGTGTTCTGCCATGAATGCGTTTCGGAGTATATTAGTTCGTTCGACGTATACGCCAACTTCAATGAAGAAACACGGAGACCTTAA
- the LOC128211790 gene encoding receptor-type tyrosine-protein phosphatase alpha-like isoform X3, with protein MGKSRYNDGHCCKESMKKYKGIYPYDDSRVKITVSGGSDYINSSFIDGYKRPKQYIATLGPMSQQLGDFSLFWKMIWQQRVEKIVMVTNLIEQGSHKCEQYWPDPGTSKAYGEIQVKSRSEDEYAEFTRRTFTVTTGTEERALHHLHFTCWPDKAVPDDVTAMIEFRQRVLSTPSTLNGPTVVHCSAGVGRTGTYIALDILTTEGETEKAIDISGCVHKMRQNRPNMVQTLNQYQFLHTALVYSLTFDCKQIKGENFNQYMNKHTTQELITQFKKLQHTVETRSKDEIEAVERNRQHLNKNRANADIPGNENRPRLYLNLKPGASDYINAVYIHSFRIKKRYLVAQTPLPETVLDFLTLVVQERCSCIVSFEADMDKQKNIGIYYPAANQDVLKKGVFDVSCSREDKKNFYAERTLQIQHKGSGTPTDRTIQHLQFTDWDEMMNIPRSTSNFLSFLNVIENVTNKQDDGPILVHCFDGAGKSGLFCVVSLLLHKMAVEHEVSVLNAIRKVRTTRRLAIPNQEQFVFCHECVSEYISSFDVYANFNEETRRP; from the exons ATGGGTAAGAGTCGGTACAATGATGGGCATTGTTGTAAGGAGAGCATGAAAAAGTACAAAGGAATTTATCCAT ACGATGACTCCAGAGTAAAGATCACGGTCAGTGGCGGCTCAGACTACATAAACTCCAGCTTTATTGAC GGCTATAAAAGGCCGAAGCAGTATATAGCCACATTAG GTCCAATGTCCCAGCAATTAGGAGATTTCAGCTTGTTTTGGAAAATGATTTGGCAACAAAGGGTTGAGAAGATTGTCATGGTTACCAACCTCATTGAACAGGGa TCCCATAAATGCGAGCAATATTGGCCAGACCCTGGGACATCTAAGGCGTATGGTGAAATACAGGTCAAGAGCCGCTCGGAGGATGAATATGCTGAGTTTACCAGAAGGACTTTCACGGTGACGACG GGGACCGAAGAAAGAGCGCTGCACCATCTGCACTTCACGTGTTGGCCTGACAAAGCGGTACCTGACGATGTTACTGCAATGATAGAGTTCAGACAGCGGGTTCTGAGTACGCCGAGTACACTGAATGGTCCAACGGTTGTGCATTGCAG CGCTGGTGTCGGAAGAACAGGCACCTACATTGCTCTGGATATCCTTACGACAGAAGGTGAAACTGAGAAAGCTATTGACATCTCCGGGTGTGTCCACAAAATGCGTCAGAATAGGCCGAATATGGTTCAGACACTG AATCAGTATCAGTTTCTGCACACAGCCTTGGTTTATTCACTTACCTTCGActgcaaacaaatcaagggaGAAAACTTCAACCAGTACATGAAcaaacacacaacacaagaacTTATTACTCAGTTCAAA aaacTTCAGCATACGGTCGAGACACGATCTAAAGATGAAATAGAAGCGGTAGAGCGAAACAGACAGCACCTGAATAAAAACAGAGCAAACGCCGATATCCCGG GTAACGAAAACAGACCAAGACTTTATCTAAATCTAAAACCAGGAGCGTCAGACTACATCAATGCTGTGTATATCCAT AGCTTCAGAATCAAGAAACGCTACCTTGTAGCCCAGACTCCACTTCCAGAGACAGTTCTCGACTTTTTGACGCTCGTTGTCCAAGAGAGGTGCTCATGTATCGTCAGCTTCGAAGCTGATATGGACAAACAAAAG AATATCGGTATATATTACCCAGCGGCAAACCAAGACGTTTTGAAGAAGGGAGTATTTGATGTCAGCTGCTCAAGAGAAGACAAGAAAAATTTCTACGCAGAAAGAACATTGCAAATACAGCACAAAGGGTCCGGA ACGCCCACTGATAGAACCATTCAACATCTTCAGTTTACCGACTGGGACGAAATGATGAACATTCCAAGATCAACTTCAAACTTTCTGTCATTTCTGAATGTGATAGAAAATGTCACGAACAAGCAAGATGACGGTCCAATATTGGTCCATTGCTT TGATGGAGCGGGAAAGAGTGGTCTGTTCTGTGTGGTTTCGCTGCTCCTCCACAAGATGGCGGTGGAACATGAAGTCAGTGTACTTAACGCTATTAGGAAGGTCAGAACCACGCGGAGGCTTGCGATTCCCAATCAG GAACAGTTTGTGTTCTGCCATGAATGCGTTTCGGAGTATATTAGTTCGTTCGACGTATACGCCAACTTCAATGAAGAAACACGGAGACCTTAA